CAGCTCCGCCTGGCCGACACGCTCGACCGGCTCGGCGATCCCGCGGCCGCCAAACTGCACCGTGGTGCGGCCGAGCGCATGCTGGGAGAGGAGCTGCCGATCGAAGGAAAGACCCCAGAACAGGGCGCTGACACCTACGAAATCCGCAGTGCATCCGAGGAAGATTGATGCTTTGAAAGGCTAGACAGCTAGAAATCCTTCATTAGACTGGCTCCGCCGCGTACTTCCGTGGTGTCTCCCGGTGCGCCCCCTGACGCGCTGGTATGTAGTGCATTGCCCGAGAAATCCCTGAGCCAAGGACCGTGATCGACGATGAAGGTCGGCATCCCCCGCGAGGTCAAGAACAACGAGTTCCGGGTGGCCATCACCCCCGCTGGTGTGCACGAGCTCGTGCGCAACGGCCACCAGGTCTTCGTCGAGCAGAACGCCGGCGTCGGCTCCTCGATCACGGACGACGAGTACGTCTCGGCCGGTGCGCAGATCCTCGGCACCGCCGACGAGGTCTGGGCCACCGCTGACCTGCTCCTGAAGGTCAAGGAGCCGATCGCGGAGGAGTACCACCGCCTCCGCAAGGACCAGACGCTCTTCACCTACCTGCACCTCGCCGCCTCCAAGGAGTGCACGGACGCGCTCCTCGAGTCCGGCACCACGGCCATCGCCTACGAGACGGTCGAGACCCCGAACCGCGCGCTCCCGCTGCTCGCCCCGATGTCCGAGGTCGCGGGCCGCCTGGCCCCGCAGGTCGGCGCCTACCACCTGATGGCCGCCAACGGCGGCCGCGGTGTCCTGCCGGGCGGTGTCCCGGGCGTGCTCGCCGCCAGGGCCGTCGTCATCGGCGGCGGCGTCTCCGGCTGGAACGCCGCGCAGATCGCCATCGGCATGGGCTTCCACGTGACCCTGCTCGACCGCGACATCAACAAGCTCAAGGAAGCCGACAAGATCTTCGGTACGAAGATCCAGACCGTCGTCTCCAACGCCTTCGAGCTCGAGAAGGCGTGCCTCGAGGCGGACCTCGTCATCGGTGCCGTCCTCATCCCGGGTGCCAAGGCCCCGAAGCTGGTCACCAACGAGCTCGTCTCCCGCATGAAGCCGGGAAGTGTCCTTGTCGACATCGCGATCGACCAGGGCGGCTGCTTCGAGGACTCGCACCCGACGACGCACGCCGAGCCGACCTTCCCGGTCCACAACTCGGTCTTCTACTGCGTCGCCAACATGCCCGGCGCCGTGCCCAACACGTCGACGTACGCGCTGACGAACGCCACGCTGCCGTACATCGTCGAGCTCGCGAACCGTGGCTGGGTCGAGGCCCTGCGCCGCGACCCGGCGCTCGCCCTGGGCCTCAACACCCATGACGGCAAGGTCGTTTACCGCGAGGTCGCCGAGTCCCACGGCCTCGAGTACACCGAGCTGGAGTCCCTCCTCGGCTGACGCCGACGACTCATCGACCACTTTCGTCAACGGAAGTCGTCAATCTCACGCCTGCGGCCGGACCTTGTGAGGGGTCCGGCCGTATGCGTATCACTTACGCATCAATGCGGACTTGGTCAACTCGCCTCGAACGTAACCCTTTAACCGATTCGCGCACCCGCGAAACGCTTCGAACCGACGCCGTGCACCCTTGACACAAGGGTGTTCCGTTGCCGACACATCGGGCCGGGTAAGGCGGATTGTGTTGCTGCGGACCGGTGACACGCCATAGAGTCGCCAACCGTCGGCATGGTGCCACGCTGACCTATCTAGAAGTTTCCTGGTCACCAAGGAGGTAAGACGACTTGTGAATGAGTCGACATTTACTCCCGGGGGTGGTCAACCAGGAACGGTTGCGAGGGAGCAAGGTCCCGCGGGGCTCGAGGCTGTCGGCTCCGTCGCGGTCCGTACCTTTGCCGCCCGTCAGAGCAGCCCCCTGCAGACGCAGACAGCACCCCAGAGCATGGATGGCCATCACGTGAACGCCATGGCCGGCGACCGAAGTGGCGAACGCACCCACTTCGCCGACTACGACGAACTGCCCGAGGGGCACTTCTACGACCCCGACGCCGAGTACGAGCCGGACCCCGAGTACGCGGCCACGCTCGCGCCCGACGCTGCCCGTCAGCGCCGCGAGCGTGTGGGCCCGACCGGGCGCCCGCTCCCGTACTTCCCGATCCCAGGCCCGCTGACCGACCACGGCCCCGCGAAGATCATCGCGATGTGCAACCAGAAGGGCGGCGTCGGCAAGACCACGTCGACCATCAACCTGGGTGCCGCGCTCGCGGAGTACGGACGCCGGGTCCTGCTCGTCGACTTCGACCCGCAGGGCGCGCTCTCGGTCGGTCTCGGCGTGAACCCGATGGAACTCGACCTGACGGTCTACAACCTGCTCATGGAGCGGGGCATGGCCGCGGACGAGGTCCTCCTGAAGACCGCGGTTCCGAACATGGACCTGCTGCCGAGCAACATCGACCTGTCCGCCGCCGAAGTGCAGTTGGTGAGCGAGGTCGCGCGCGAGTCCACGCTCCAGCGGGCGTTGAAGCCGCTGATGGCCGACTACGACTACATCGTGATCGACTGTCAGCCCTCGCTCGGCCTGCTCACCGTGAACGCCCTGACGGCGGCTCACAAGGTGATCGTGCCGCTCGAATGCGAGTTCTTCGCGCTGCGCGGTGTCGCGCTGCTCACGGAGACCATCGAGAAGGTCCAGGAGCGGCTCAACCCCGACCTGGAGCTCGACGGCATCCTCGCCACGATGTACGACTCCCGCACGGTGCACAGCCGTGAGGTGCTCGCGCGTGTGGTCGAGGCGTTCGACGATCACGTCTACCACACCGTGATCGGCCGGACCGTGCGCTTCCCGGAGACCACGGTCGCCGGTGAGCCGATCACGACGTACGCCTCCAACTCGGTCGGCGCGGCCGCCTATCGCCAGCTCGCCAGGGAGGTGCTCGCCCGGTGTCACGCCGAGTGAGTCTGCCGGGGGCCGACGAACTGTTCCGTACGACCGGGGGGATGGGGCTCCAGGCCTCCTCCCCGAGGCGCCCGGTCAACGGTGAGGCACGGGTGCCCGCGCCGGCGGGTGAGAGCGACGCCGTCGCCGCCGAGGAGAAGCAGCGCGGCGAGGGCGGTGAGAGCGCCGAACACGCGGCGGCGGACGACGAGTCGGGCGAGTCCCGCAGCCGTGCCACCGAGGGCGACAAGCCCGCGGGGCGCCGCCCGCCGCAGGGGCAGGAAGGTTCTGCCTCCGCGGGGTCGTCGCGCAAGCGCTCCCGGGCGGCCGCCAACCGGCGGCCCAGCGGGCGTGAGCGGCACGACGAGAAGATCACGGTGTATGTCTCCGCCGAGGAGCTGATGGACCTCGAGCACGCGCGCCTCGTGCTCCGCGGGGAGCACGGGCTCGCCGTGGACCGTGGCCGCATCGTCCGCGAAGCGGTCGCCGTCGTGCTGGCCGACCTCGAATCGCGCGGAGACGCGAGCATTCTCGTACGCCGACTGCGCGGGCGGTAGCGATAACGTCCGCCTGATGCCCGGATACGACGACGACTCCTCCACGCCCGGCCG
The DNA window shown above is from Streptomyces sp. NBC_01445 and carries:
- a CDS encoding ParA family protein, giving the protein MNESTFTPGGGQPGTVAREQGPAGLEAVGSVAVRTFAARQSSPLQTQTAPQSMDGHHVNAMAGDRSGERTHFADYDELPEGHFYDPDAEYEPDPEYAATLAPDAARQRRERVGPTGRPLPYFPIPGPLTDHGPAKIIAMCNQKGGVGKTTSTINLGAALAEYGRRVLLVDFDPQGALSVGLGVNPMELDLTVYNLLMERGMAADEVLLKTAVPNMDLLPSNIDLSAAEVQLVSEVARESTLQRALKPLMADYDYIVIDCQPSLGLLTVNALTAAHKVIVPLECEFFALRGVALLTETIEKVQERLNPDLELDGILATMYDSRTVHSREVLARVVEAFDDHVYHTVIGRTVRFPETTVAGEPITTYASNSVGAAAYRQLAREVLARCHAE
- the ald gene encoding alanine dehydrogenase gives rise to the protein MKVGIPREVKNNEFRVAITPAGVHELVRNGHQVFVEQNAGVGSSITDDEYVSAGAQILGTADEVWATADLLLKVKEPIAEEYHRLRKDQTLFTYLHLAASKECTDALLESGTTAIAYETVETPNRALPLLAPMSEVAGRLAPQVGAYHLMAANGGRGVLPGGVPGVLAARAVVIGGGVSGWNAAQIAIGMGFHVTLLDRDINKLKEADKIFGTKIQTVVSNAFELEKACLEADLVIGAVLIPGAKAPKLVTNELVSRMKPGSVLVDIAIDQGGCFEDSHPTTHAEPTFPVHNSVFYCVANMPGAVPNTSTYALTNATLPYIVELANRGWVEALRRDPALALGLNTHDGKVVYREVAESHGLEYTELESLLG